One region of Methanobacterium sp. Maddingley MBC34 genomic DNA includes:
- a CDS encoding TATA-box binding protein (TBP), component of TFIID and TFIIIB (PFAM: Transcription factor TFIID (or TATA-binding protein, TBP)) — MTKTEIKVENIVTSATIGKDLDLPQVAPALEGVEYNLEQFPGLVYKIKEPKTAALIFGSGKLVCTGAKSIENSKKAIHIAVDKMRTLDPEIPHEYEMKVQNIVASANLEKTLNLEAVALDLENTEYEPEQFPGLVYRLGEPKVVLLLFGSGKVVCTGAKTIADAQLGVEKTKERLSELDLL, encoded by the coding sequence ATGACAAAAACTGAAATCAAAGTGGAGAACATAGTGACTTCCGCAACGATTGGAAAAGACTTAGACCTTCCCCAAGTCGCACCAGCACTGGAAGGTGTGGAATATAACCTTGAACAATTCCCAGGATTAGTCTACAAAATTAAAGAACCCAAAACAGCCGCCCTTATATTTGGATCCGGCAAACTGGTGTGCACAGGTGCCAAGTCAATTGAAAACTCTAAAAAGGCTATCCACATTGCTGTGGATAAGATGCGCACATTAGACCCTGAAATACCTCATGAATACGAAATGAAAGTCCAGAATATCGTTGCTTCTGCCAACCTAGAAAAAACTCTCAACCTGGAGGCAGTGGCCTTGGATCTGGAAAACACCGAATACGAGCCAGAACAATTCCCTGGATTGGTTTACCGACTGGGTGAACCAAAAGTAGTACTATTACTATTCGGGTCTGGAAAAGTAGTATGTACAGGTGCAAAAACTATCGCAGACGCACAACTTGGTGTAGAAAAAACGAAAGAAAGATTGTCTGAATTAGATTTATTATAA